Proteins encoded within one genomic window of Haladaptatus sp. QDMS2:
- a CDS encoding SRPBCC family protein: MLLEETTRIQASPEAVYGFFESMEANYERWHPDHIEFRWLDEAGLAQGSEAYFEERIAGKTQQKTVRFTEVVPNQYIEFRPTSLLVGLLMPSISFTIDPHEDGCDLTQRIRVRTGPIGARLNRREFDAVRKHMKEEGENLKAILEPEVVRKP; this comes from the coding sequence ATGCTATTAGAGGAGACTACAAGAATACAGGCGTCTCCGGAAGCCGTCTACGGCTTCTTCGAGTCGATGGAGGCAAATTACGAGCGGTGGCACCCGGACCACATCGAGTTTCGGTGGCTCGACGAAGCCGGATTAGCGCAGGGGTCGGAAGCCTACTTCGAGGAACGGATTGCGGGGAAGACCCAGCAAAAGACGGTGCGATTTACCGAGGTGGTTCCTAACCAATACATCGAGTTTAGACCAACATCGCTGCTCGTTGGACTCCTGATGCCGTCGATTAGCTTTACCATCGACCCGCACGAGGACGGCTGTGACCTCACCCAACGAATCAGGGTTCGCACCGGACCAATCGGTGCGCGGCTCAACCGGCGTGAGTTCGACGCCGTCCGGAAACATATGAAAGAGGAAGGTGAGAATTTGAAGGCCATTCTCGAACCTGAAGTCGTGAGG